In Chloroflexota bacterium, the DNA window ATCATCTCCGAAGAGGAGAAGACGCGGACCGCTGTGCACGAAGCTGGCCACGCCGTCGTCGCGCGGTTCCTGAAGAACCACGACCCGGTCCACAAGATCACCATCATCGCTCACGGCATGATGGGGGGCTACACGCGGTTCCTCCCGGTCGAGGACCGGCATCTGTGGACCCGTTCCCAGTTCGAGGACCGTCTCGCCGGTACTCTGGGTGGCCACTGTGCCGAGAAGCTCGTGTACGGAGAGATGAGCACGGGGGCCCAAAATGACCTCGAGGTCGCGACCAACCTGGCGCGGAAGATGATCTGCGAGTACGGCATGAGCGACCGACTTGGGCCCCGAACCTTTGGGCACAAGGAAGAGATGATCTTCCTCGGGCGCGAGATCGGTGAGCAGAAGAACTACAGCGAGAAGATCGCGGAGACCATTGACGAGGAGATTCGCCGGCTCATCGAGCACGCGCACGACGAGGCGATGCAGATATTGGCGGACAACCGGCACATCCTGGACCTGTTGTCCGAAGAGTTGATCAAACGCGAAACACTGGAAGGGGAAGCGCTAGAGCGGGTCTTCTCCGGCCTGCCGGTCGAAGACCCCCTCCCTGTCGCGTCTCCGCCGTCGCCGCCCGCGGCACCGGCGGAGCGGCCTGAGAAGCCGCTCCCCAAGGCTCGCCCACGGCTCGCCCCAGGCTCCAGCATGCCATAATGATCGCCCTGGCAGTCGCGGTTGCGTGCGCGCGCGCCGCGGCCTGGGCGAGCGGCATTTGGAAGCGAGGTTGAGCGATGGCGGTCGCGATTTACACCGACCCACGGTGTCTCGATCATGCCGCGCCAGGACATCCGGAGTCCCCAAGCCGCGTCCGTGCAGCGGTCGCGGCCCTTCAGCGTGACGCCGACCTGTATGAGTGGCCAAGCGTCGAGCCGGCCGAGCTCGCTGATATCGCGAGCGTTCACGCTGAAGGGCAGATCCGCCGGATCCAGGAGCTGGGGAGCTCAGGCGGCGGGTGGGTGGACCCGGATACCTTTGTGACTCCCACGTCCCTGATCGCGGCTCAAGTGGCGGTGGGCGCCGGTCTCCAGGCTGTCCGGGACGTTCTCCGAGGCAGCATATCCGCCGG includes these proteins:
- a CDS encoding histone deacetylase: MAVAIYTDPRCLDHAAPGHPESPSRVRAAVAALQRDADLYEWPSVEPAELADIASVHAEGQIRRIQELGSSGGGWVDPDTFVTPTSLIAAQVAVGAGLQAVRDVLRGSISAGFVIVRPPGHHATAQRSMGFCLFNTVAIAAHWALRSGGAERVAIVDVDVHHG